AGACTGATGTATTTTCTGCGGATTCCGAGTTTACTAACACAGCTGAAGATCTGAGATATGATTATGGCAATCTGTTTGCGTCCAAGGCTTTCTTTGATAGTGCTAAGAATCGAAGGATCTCATGGGGATGGATTATGGAAAGAGATAGCAATGAAGATGATATTGTCAAAGGATGGGCTGGAATTATGGTAAAAAAATAACAGTTTAATTTCAATTTTTTAGTGTTTCAAGAAACTTCATGATGACCCTTTTTTTTCCTTAGGCTATTCCAAGGGAGATTTGGTTGGAAAAAAGTGGAAAGAAGCTGATGCAGTGGCCAGTTGAAGAAATCAACAATCTTAGAGCCAAAAATGTTAGCTTGGATAGCAAGCAACTCGAAGGCGGCTCCATCCTTGAGATATCTGGCATTACTGCTTCACAAGTGAGTTTTCTCACCATGTTTTGTTAGCATTCTCACATGAATTAGGTTAAATGATATAATCAAGTGCTAGTCATAAATCATTTTATTCATATATAATGTTCTGAGATGATATTTTGTTTTAACGAATTGTTTTTTTTTTCTGTTCAAGGCCGACATAGAAGTAGCTTTTGATCTACCTGATCTAGAAAATGATACCGAGGCTTTGGATTCAGAGGAAGTTGATCAAGCGACTATAATCGATGGTTATAGCGCATCGGTTAAAGGTTTTTATGGACCTTTTGGATTGTTAGCATTGGCTAGCAATGATTTATCAGAGCACACTGCAATCTTCTTTAGAGTTAATCGTCGTGGGAATGGATATGCGGTTTTAATGTGCAGCGATGAGAGCAAGTAAAAAATATTGACTTTGATCATATAGCTCACTTATGTTTCTGACATTTTGTGATATATTTGATGTTTTTATTTTAATTATTTGTTATGTAGGTCTTCCTTGAGAGACAACATAGAAAAAGCTACCCTTGGAACATCCTTAGACATTGATCCAAGACATGAGAAGATATCATTAAGATGTTTGGTGAGTTGAATTTTATCTTTTTGCAAATGTCATTTCTTTTGTATTTTCACCTTAACACATTTTACCTTTGTGAAACTTTTTTTTATAAAAGAATGACAAATGTTTTTGGTTTGCAGATTGATCACTCGGTTATAGAGAGCTATGGGGGAGGAGGAAGAAGTGTGATAACATCTAGGGTTTATCCGAAAATGGCAATTGGTGAAGAAGCTAGGCTTTACGTGTTCAATCATGGAACAAAGGCTGTGACCATGTCATCTTTGGAAGCTTGGAGCATGAGAAAAGCCCAAATCAATTCAAACGAAACCTAATTAGCGAAATGTTTGTAATGACTGCAATATCCTATCTTTGGACAACCAAAATGAGCAAGATGTTTTATCATTTCTTATGACTGTTGAAATGTGTAAGATTTATGTGAGTAAAGAGATATTAAAGTGTGGATTTTATGTCACTTCTCAGAGTTGTGGTACATTAATCTATACACTAGTCTTTCAGTATACTCATCAGCACTTATGTTGCCTTTAATCATTTCGTTTCTTTCGGTATACCACTTTCTAATCTGGTCGTTATTATATATAATGTTTGAGCATTACATCACCCGACCCTCATTGGTTATTGCCACTCTTTTTTTCCAATTATTAAACACATCGATCGAAATCATGTGGTTACCAAAGTTGGTTTAGCTTTTCTCTTGCCTATATACTTTGATTGGTGATATGCCGTTGCTGCGGTTAGAGCACAAAAGCAACGACTGTATTAGAAAAACTAGAGTAACTATTGCCTGAGTTAAACAAAGAAGAGAAGAAATGATCATTAACTCATAAAAACGGTCGATGCTTCAAAATAAAAAGGAACTTGTTTTCCTTAAAGGCTGACCAAAACCCACCACTGAGGAGCTCCTAAATCTAAGGGTAGGTTTGTTTTTTGTTGAAATTTGAAATTTGTTGTTCAAAATAAAATATTGTTATCTGTAAATATAAAACATGGTTAACATTAGAAAATGTCACAATTAGAGAAAATTTAAACCCAAGATAAAAACATTTAACGCATAAACGTAACCATCCTCTCAAAACTCCTATAAGCTTGGGTACTTGGTGTTACCGACGAGATGATTCAACTGCGAAATAACTTCTTAATTCGGTATGCTAGCTGAGTAGTTGAGAGATACTAATTGTTACTACTAACTTTTGATGAATTTTATTCTTAATACAAAAATTAATTAATGAATTACCCAATAAATATGTGTGAGTTGCAAATCAATCAATCAAAAACCATAAAATAAAGTAGCGGTATTGAAGAATCCGACGGCAGTGATTGTGCAATAATTGCGAGTGACACCTACTTTCAGAGCCTAAAGATTCTTGGGAGAGAATACATATACTCAACTACTTAAACTGTTCAAAGGAAAGATAGTAGTCAGATTCCGTGGTAATCAATGGTAATACTTCCTCCATTTCATATTAAATATCGTTTTAAAGAATTTTTTTCGTTACAAAATAAGTGTCGTTTTTGATTTTCAATGCAAAATTTATAAATTTTATGCAAAATTTATTTCTCTATTGGTTGAAATATGGTTAGGTGTATAGGTAATAGTGTTTTTTTTATAGAAAATGTACAAAATTAATTGTTTCCCTAATTCGTGTGCCGAAAAGTAAAACGACACTTATAATAAAAAAGGAAGAAATATGTTAAATTTTCATAACTTCGAGGTCACTATTTAAATAAAGAACTATTGTACTACTAATGACTCCTTTTCACTTCAGTTTGCTTCCCTAGATTAACCCAAAATGGCCAAATCAGTACTTTATACTATCTCCGTTCCCGAAAGTAAGATGTTTTAGATTTTTTTCTTGTTCCACAAAGATAGATTTTCTATATTGTTAAGGTACTTTTTTATACTTTTGAGGAACATTAATTGAAAATATTTGAATTGATTAAATTTTATTGGTGGAAAGTTATTGGAAAGTGTATAAAAAAAGTAAAAAATAAATTAAATTATAAACATTTATTAAATTCTTAATAAGCGTACATACTCTAGAAAATCTTACTTTCAGGAACAGAGGGAGTATTAATTAATCATCATAGATAATTGGAGTATTACTTGAAATATCATGATCAATCAGATTCTTCACATCAACACAATTTTCATATTTTCAACCCACATCAACATTATACAATTCAATACGGAAATTAAAGAAATATGGAAATAATTTACAAATCTGATAATTTATGATGAAATAAATCACACACGTGATAATCTAAAACAACATGAACTAAAGTGGTGAAAGATATTAAAAAAAAAAGTACACAAGGGAAAATGAAAAGTACATTTTTATGTTTCAAAATCAAGAACAGAAAGAGTAGTAGATCATGAGATTTACAGTGGATATTATTGCCAGATTTTCTTAAATAGTTATAAGTTAAACATACACAATTATTCCCACAAGGCTCCAACCTCGACGAGTCTAGGAATAAGATGACCACTAAGGTGAAGTGCCACAAGAGACTCAAACCCACCGACACAAGCACCACCGATGAAAAGCACCGGAGCGGCTTGAACGGCGAGGCAAGCGATCTCTTCCTCGTCGATCTCGATCACTGTTGGGTGGACTCCAACGGTTGATAGAAGCTTCTTCATGACGTGACACATGCAACATGAGGAGGATCTAGTGAATATGATGACCGGGTGCTCAGATATCAGCCGTTCGATCTTCGACGCTGACGTCTCCTCCTCATCGAAGGATAGGCTCGTGGAGGCGGTGGAGGAGATGGGTGGTGGTGCTGGGGGAGGAAACGTCAGGTCTAGCGAAACGTTGTCGTTTGTGAAGTTCCGTAAACCTTGCATCGTCTTCATTTGGAGAGAGAGAAAGAGAGAGTGGGAGAGTTTGGTTGATGTCAACGCGAAATGAGGACCATAAATGGAGAGATTGGGTGTCACTATAATGACGTAACCATTAGCTAATTATTTATTATTTATTTTGTTTTTACTATTTTTTTTAAATCATTCTTTGACCTTGAGGTCAGCTAGGTGACATCTAAACGTGAAACTAAAATTCTATCAAGCAAAGTTGTACACAACTTATGGCTTGAAAATATCCTTTAGAAAAACTGTTCCCAAAGATATTAGTACACATAGTTGTCTGATATATTAAAATTTAGACATATAATTTTGACAACAACAACATCTGTAAACATGTATATAAATACAATATTACAAATATATATGTATCATTGTATATTAATAGAGGAAGAAAATAATATATATTTTATTTTGAGTTTTCCATGAAATCTGCCGTACGTGGTGAACGAGAGATTCGAAATATTTGTATATATAGCTTGGTATATACTTTATATGGGCAGCAGCATCATCGTCAGTCTTACGACATCTTGTTGTTTACTGCTTGAATCCCATGACGTAAATAATGGTTTTACCAAATGCTCTAATAACGACAAAACACACATAAATTGAATATGATTCTCTGCTCCTGGCAACAAAAAGTTGTTATTATATACTTATTTCTTATTCAATATTTTTGTTGGCACATATAGGCTAGGACCATCTCCATGTTTAACTAATGACATCATTTGAATAATTGTTTAAACACACAAAAACTATTCGGGCTACACAAAAGCTAACTGATATCAGCACTTTAGATTTCATGAGGTAGTTGATGAGATATATATTGAATACTTATGGCACATGTCATTTTTCTACCTTACATGAAATACTTATTTTAAAAAAACACTGTAAAATTTTCGAACTTTCAGTACTGGTATAGTTAATTTATAGTATTTTTTAGTGTGCAACTTATTTATAGTATTATTTATTGTTCGACATTATAGTGATTGGTTTATTGCAAGTGTGAAAATAGCACGTTGAGTGGGGACATGGATGGAGCGTGTAGCACACGGAGAGGATGCAAAGTACAAATGGGAGAGTAGAATTAGTGGTCACATGGCAGATGGCACATATGTGATAAATAAATGATGCTGACGTCTTATATTTGTTTTAACTTTAGGTAAACTGGAGCCACTTGACGTCATCAGTATCAGATTGATCAGACTATGTCTCTGCTAACGTCGACAACGCTATCTTACCAATATATATATATATATGTATTATACTTACATATTTGAAGGATCGACTGATTATGGTATCATAAAAAAAATGTTGGTGAAGTTGATGATCATACGTATCATAATTATGTTGGTGAAGTAATTAGTGATGAATAATTCACACACATATCTATCGCCATTATGCCATTACTGACAACCTGAACGTGGGATTTGCTAATGTTATTTTATTTTTGATGAAATCTTGTATCTAACCAGACTGAGAGGATAGTATTGAGTACTGTAGTCTCTGCTTTTTCCTAATCCTATGCAGCCATCAAGAGATAGTACTTTCACTTGATATCTCAAAATGAGGGGATATGCAAGAGCATGAGCATCAGTGAAACCCCCTTTGGGATTCATCTTTTCAATTTTTTATTATTAATTTTTTTTTTTGTTTTTAAAAAAAAAAAAAAAACTAGACCAATCGCGGGCCAGCACGTGCCATAGGGCCCGCGCTACAGTGATGATCCGGGTTCAGTACAGTGACCCTGCAAGAGACAGATTCACTTCTTTTATTTATTTTAATATTTTTTTTTCGAAAAGTGTGAATTCCATGGAGAGTTCACTATTGTAGATGTTCTAAGCAGTCCGAGAGAGAATGAGAGTTCCAGTTTAGAAACTGCAACATGGAGATCTCCAAGCCCGGCGCAACAATTGAAATCTAACAATGTAGGTGTTTTGTGAAGAATCCCTATTGACATATGAACCAGAACCAGTGACGAATCCATAACGTTTTCTTACCGGGTGCACAATGCTATAATTAATGAGTATAAACTTATAAATTGTAATAGACATATATACGTTAATTTTTTTTGTAAGAAATATACAAATTTTTAAATATATTATGGTTGCAGGTGCACCCCTAGTCTCTTTACCGGCTTCGCCACCGACCAGACCAATCTTTTACAATATATCAAGAGAAGCTTTTCAAAGGTTTTGGGAGATGAGAGAACTATGCGAGTTTCTGCGATCTGAACAGATTAACTAAGGTCAAATGGTCAATCTATCTTAGCTTCTTCAAGGGCTGAGATTGCTACAAAGAGATCACAAAAGCATGTTTCTGTCTGTAATTATAATTATCCTACGTCCACGATCAAAGCAATTTGGATATTTCGCTGGTGTTAAAGCTCGTAGAATCTACTTCACCGTTGGTTCTAGTCTCGGGTTCAAATTGTATCTTGATTCTCATTGTTATTATGTTTTTCTTTTTAATTTGTAAGACTTTTTTTTGTCAATCAACAAAAATCCAACATTTCAACTCACAAAAGAGTAATACGAGTTTTTATTTAATTATGTAAAACTATGTCTTAGTTAATATTCTTGTTTGAACAAACACAAATAAACTTTCTAGAAGACTTGATACGTTTGCTCATTTCAGCACAATGCCTCACACAATTACCGAAAAAAACAACTGGATCGATTGGGCCGTCAATTCGAAAGAGAAGTCGCATCAATTATTACTGCAAAATCCAATTGGAATATAGTCTTTTACACAAAGCTTTTAGTTGATGAGATTCCAAACTCAATGGTCGAAATACATAAGCAGTTGAGTCCTAACAGATATTGAGATGGTGACCTTGTGAGAAGTATCGGTCCAGGTCAAGCTCCCAAATTAATAGATGGAATTGGCTTTGTGAGTGGTGGATACCATGAAACTGAAGCTGAGTTGCTTGACGGATGAGGAAAAGATCAATATGTTGGGTGTAACAATGATTTTGACACCCAAAGGAGGCTGGATGTTGACTTTGTAGACTGAGTTGACAGCTCCAACATTGGTGAATGGTGACGGTCCTAATGACTGTCACATCTTCTTTGAGAAAATTGATGGTGATGGAAGGCAAGTTGAGGTCGAGCACGGACGGCAATAGACTAGGGAATTCATATTCCGTTCTGTTTGCTATGTTCTTGATGGATGTCTGGTCGTAACCGGAAGCACACAAAAAGTGTAGATCGTCCTCTGCGCCTGCGTCGTAGACAAGACCATGATCTGCTGCTCTGTTAGGGTTCACCAACCATCCACCAAAATCAAACAGGTCAACCAAATTCCGTGACAATCCATCCGAAAAGATTGGTTCAATGTATGTGTCTGTTATAAAAGCTTTAGAAAATACATTAGAAAATACAAGGTCGTGGATATAATCTAAAAAAGTATAACATTTTATCATTTTCTTGTAGTGTCAGGTGACCCCACTATTCTACAAGTGGGTCCACTTCTGACTAGAGCTGATGTATCGGGCTGCAATTACGATTTCATCAATGTTTAATACATGTTTAATGAATCAATTCTAACTAAAATCATGTATGTTGTTTGTCACTTTGTTTGATTAATGTGTATTTTTAAATTGCTCATTTTTGCTTATTTTTTAGATATATTATTATTTTTATCTACTTATATCATATTTTTTTATAATCTTTGAATGCTAAAAAAACCTTATGACACGATTGGTAAACAACTCAAACAAAATAATAGTTGCTAAACTGATATTTTCGAGATTTGCTCACAATTTGCTCATGTTTTGCTTATTTTTATTTATATTATGTTTATTTTTCGCCGTACTTCGATCAGCTCTTGTCACTACATATTCAAATATCTCATAAGTTTAATAAGTTAAAATCAACAACTATATTTGTTTTCTTTGAAATGTTAATAAATAACTAGGAACTGAGGTATTTATAATAGTTATTACTTGAATTTTAATCAATTATAACTGTCATATATATATATATATATATATATACAAATTAGCTAAAAACATATTTAAACTTAAAAAGATAATTTCTGTATATATTATGTTGTTATCCAAAAATAAAGTTTTTTTTATCATAGAGAACTAAAATTAAGAAATAGAAAAGGGTATAAAAACTAATTAAGTAAAAAGTAATCAACCTTTGTAATAATTTTTAATAATAGATTAATAATGAATATGATAATATAGTAAAAAATATTCATGGCATGATTATATCTGCATCCGCAGATAAAACACCTAGTTGTTTCGTGCTTAAGTTACAAAAGAGAATGAGGTGTTATTGGTTTATATATTTTGATTGATTTAGAAATCCATATAGTATTTATAAATCCAAGTAAAATATGCAAATCCGGAGGTTTTCCCTCGGATTTGAGTCTTTGTATTTTTAACTAAAAAATCCAAACAAATCTATTCAAATCTATTATTAAATAAAATATATTAGTAAATCCGTACGATTGAATAACACTTGATTTGATATAGAATTTATGAATCATTAAACCAATAACACATGATTTTAATACAGATTTGAAAATCATAGAACCAATAACACTAGATTTAGTTCGGATTTTCAAATCCATTAAAATACAACAACCAATAACCCCTACTTAATTTTCAGTGAACGCAGTTGTTTTAGAATTGAAATTAGGAAACATATACTCTTAACGAAAATTTTAATGTGAAGTATTAATTAAAGAACAGTTATGATTATCTTTAGTAGCCAATTTAATAGTTTAGATGGAAATATTTACTGAGATTACGTCGCTTATATATATTTATAAATGTGTAAATTAGTTGGAATTCTCAATTTACCCAAAACAATGTTGAAATTCAGTATTGATCTCTCTAAAATACATTAACGTAGAAGTTTTTTTAGTCAAACGGACCCTAAATAGATCGATTGTCCATGCAACTCTTAACTAATGGGCCTATTGCAAGTTTGCAACCATGGGTATGACCAAGCGATATCAGAGACTAATGGTAACGTGTGTTCGTAAATCGTAATAGTGATGTTTCTTATTTCGTTCGCTTTCTGGTCGTTCGGAAGGTTCAAAGTGACTGTAGTAGAAAAAAAATATTTTATCTTTTAAGAACTACTTAGAATTATTTTTTGATTTTCAAAAAGATTCTTTACATAAGTTAAAAAAATATTATTTTATATGAATTTTAATATATTTAGTTATGAAATTATATAATACAAAATTTAGTTTATAAAATATCTAAATCTAATTTTTTGTTTGTTAATCTTCGAGAACACTCACTCGTCAATTAAATGTAATTACGATATTGTAATGAGCTTCCTCCTCTACACAGTACACATCCACTCCTTTATGCCTGCATGTACTGTTTTTAAGTCCCCATTGAATGTGCCAGAACCCATTTCTTAGGGCATCCTCATTGCTAGGAATTTAATTGCATATCTTAGGTTAGTTTATTAATATAATTAGATTAAGAGATTTTGTTAAGATACTTAATTAAAAATGGAGATTATTGGTAGATACTTTTGTAGTTTCTTAGCTAAATAGTAATATTTTTTTTATTTTGTAAATTTTTTGAGAGGACTTTATAACAAAACATATAACATTAAACATAAGAAAATAACAAAGTTGAACAAAAATTTAAAAAAAAAAGATTACAAAGTTGAAAAAAAAAATGCATAAAAGCATCTTTTTATTCAATTCATAGAAACTTAAACATGAAATCTTAATTTTCAAACCCAAATTGATCCCATATATGTTCGATCAAATCAAGTTTTAATTGTCTATGGATTGGTCTACCCCGAACTTTTGCCCGACGATCAAGTGTACTGAAAAGCTCGGTAGGCATCTTGACGCAAAAAGAAATATCCTCATCTTGAAACGTCT
The DNA window shown above is from Brassica oleracea var. oleracea cultivar TO1000 chromosome C3, BOL, whole genome shotgun sequence and carries:
- the LOC106333144 gene encoding beta-fructofuranosidase, insoluble isoenzyme CWINV6-like; amino-acid sequence: MEAASCDEHGNFQPYRTSFHFQAHNNWLNDPNGPLYYKGFYHLFYQHNPLNPFFGDIMVWGHSVSQDLVNWIKLEPALSPSVPSDINSCWSGSTTILPDGKPVILYTGSDTNKHQVTVLAEPKDPSDPLLREWVKPKGNPVMVPPSNVPVDCFRDPTTAWQGHDGKWRALVGAKEKDSNKGMAILYHTDDFVQWTKFLVPLLESQVTGMWECVDFFPVAVTGKEGLDTSVNNSSVRHVLKTSYGGNDCYVIGTYSSETDVFSADSEFTNTAEDLRYDYGNLFASKAFFDSAKNRRISWGWIMERDSNEDDIVKGWAGIMAIPREIWLEKSGKKLMQWPVEEINNLRAKNVSLDSKQLEGGSILEISGITASQADIEVAFDLPDLENDTEALDSEEVDQATIIDGYSASVKGFYGPFGLLALASNDLSEHTAIFFRVNRRGNGYAVLMCSDESKSSLRDNIEKATLGTSLDIDPRHEKISLRCLIDHSVIESYGGGGRSVITSRVYPKMAIGEEARLYVFNHGTKAVTMSSLEAWSMRKAQINSNET
- the LOC106332688 gene encoding glutaredoxin-C10, encoding MKTMQGLRNFTNDNVSLDLTFPPPAPPPISSTASTSLSFDEEETSASKIERLISEHPVIIFTRSSSCCMCHVMKKLLSTVGVHPTVIEIDEEEIACLAVQAAPVLFIGGACVGGFESLVALHLSGHLIPRLVEVGALWE